In a single window of the Flavobacterium sp. W4I14 genome:
- a CDS encoding hypothetical protein (product_source=Hypo-rule applied; cleavage_site_network=SignalP-TM; superfamily=54611; transmembrane_helix_parts=Inside_1_4,TMhelix_5_27,Outside_28_249) yields the protein MKAKLIVLVATLILTSVKTFAGWYNTYNYTGLIDRYPVTLSFQIKEGYFGEPAKKHYNVIGVYKYDKVNHPIRLEGVFNQSTQEIKIYEIGTGNKVSATFHLNFSPQRLTGSWSRGKSKLKVNLRLVNRLSDRSDEAFDNIQILQFPSLQHYYFIGVYAKKSKSTDAHMRELKIINKETNKTFQTLNFEPIETPTGNVMTIIYDNVTTGKGNDFLISNQIGRVGGYLNVNFNIKNKKFVLDPEPVAEGG from the coding sequence ATGAAAGCTAAGCTTATTGTATTGGTGGCCACCCTTATTTTAACATCGGTGAAAACCTTTGCGGGTTGGTACAATACTTACAATTACACGGGTTTAATCGATAGGTATCCGGTTACTTTATCTTTTCAGATAAAAGAGGGCTATTTTGGAGAACCTGCAAAAAAACACTATAATGTTATTGGGGTATATAAATACGATAAAGTTAATCATCCTATCAGGCTTGAGGGCGTTTTTAACCAAAGTACCCAGGAGATTAAAATTTATGAAATTGGGACTGGTAACAAGGTTTCTGCTACTTTTCATCTTAATTTTTCACCTCAGCGACTCACAGGTAGCTGGAGCCGTGGTAAAAGTAAACTGAAGGTAAACCTGCGGCTTGTAAACAGACTCAGTGATCGCTCAGATGAAGCGTTCGATAATATCCAGATTCTTCAGTTTCCGTCTTTGCAGCATTATTATTTTATCGGTGTTTATGCTAAAAAGAGCAAATCTACCGACGCACACATGCGCGAATTAAAGATCATCAATAAGGAAACTAATAAAACTTTTCAGACCCTTAATTTTGAACCTATCGAAACGCCCACAGGCAATGTTATGACCATCATTTACGATAACGTTACGACAGGTAAAGGCAATGATTTTCTGATTTCCAATCAGATTGGCAGGGTTGGTGGATACCTTAACGTGAATTTTAATATAAAGAACAAAAAGTTTGTTCTAGATCCTGAACCCGTTGCAGAAGGAGGGTAA
- a CDS encoding hypothetical protein (product_source=Hypo-rule applied): protein MRTTKSKNQNTQLPAQVAAETNNSNVLPSICAVKATLHHIDGNVSEILMTLPRYTGWAEFLEDGQNSIREYVYQLTRHWIQITHFFIETGTITTNGTIASCFLPRRFDIPLGKFYKPMEHGAWVSADQHPHHPKYNQKGSSKNLSALMAIVGTRNDVVYHQIEPNIMLCGIPFESKSAYFEKGDIPIGYFEKNGIEYMVIYSYSVDGSGSFE, encoded by the coding sequence ATGCGAACTACCAAAAGTAAAAACCAAAACACACAGCTCCCTGCTCAGGTTGCAGCTGAAACCAACAACAGTAATGTATTACCTTCCATTTGCGCGGTAAAGGCCACCTTACATCATATTGATGGTAATGTTTCTGAAATCCTGATGACTTTGCCACGCTACACCGGTTGGGCAGAATTTTTAGAAGATGGGCAAAATTCAATTCGGGAATATGTATACCAGCTCACCAGGCACTGGATTCAAATTACCCATTTCTTTATAGAAACCGGAACCATTACCACCAATGGAACAATAGCTTCTTGTTTTTTACCACGCAGGTTCGATATTCCTTTAGGCAAATTTTATAAACCCATGGAGCACGGCGCCTGGGTATCAGCCGATCAACACCCGCATCATCCAAAGTATAACCAAAAAGGATCAAGCAAAAATTTATCAGCATTGATGGCTATTGTAGGCACTAGAAATGATGTTGTTTATCATCAAATAGAACCGAATATAATGCTTTGCGGTATTCCATTCGAAAGTAAATCAGCTTACTTCGAAAAAGGTGATATTCCTATAGGGTATTTTGAAAAGAACGGCATCGAATATATGGTTATTTACAGTTATAGTGTTGATGGGAGTGGAAGTTTTGAGTGA
- a CDS encoding hypothetical protein (product_source=Hypo-rule applied; cath_funfam=1.10.730.10; smart=SM00555; superfamily=158668), which produces MSIRLSVIEDAIRVEEMIAHNVCAVLEIDPTASKLFGHTSAALPFSTKIEILQEVQYFDKETKEKFKVLSQIRNKFAHISSVNDYTTCYDKVNGCKNCLIKWYPRTVRSDFDTEERFNFGLYYSLLTDVFEEVARFNQFIADKVKKEYDIDSRLRWLEEFGNQIDILKASDNSFAKIIAKAERETNLAIDKMEPLPRSKWLDYIFTSRTL; this is translated from the coding sequence ATGAGTATTAGATTATCTGTGATTGAAGATGCGATTAGAGTAGAAGAAATGATAGCGCATAATGTCTGTGCTGTTTTAGAAATTGACCCAACCGCAAGTAAGCTATTTGGACATACGTCTGCAGCGTTGCCGTTTAGTACGAAAATAGAAATACTTCAGGAAGTGCAGTATTTTGATAAAGAGACTAAAGAAAAATTCAAGGTATTATCTCAAATTAGAAATAAGTTTGCTCATATAAGCTCAGTTAACGATTACACAACCTGTTATGATAAGGTTAATGGGTGTAAGAACTGCTTGATAAAATGGTACCCAAGAACTGTTAGATCAGATTTTGATACAGAAGAAAGATTTAATTTCGGCCTATATTATTCTTTGTTGACCGATGTATTTGAAGAGGTAGCAAGATTTAATCAATTCATTGCAGATAAGGTAAAGAAAGAATATGATATCGATTCTAGGCTTAGATGGTTAGAAGAGTTTGGCAATCAGATTGACATTTTGAAAGCAAGTGATAATAGCTTCGCCAAGATCATAGCGAAAGCCGAACGAGAAACTAATCTAGCGATAGATAAGATGGAGCCTCTGCCCAGATCAAAATGGTTAGACTATATATTTACAAGCAGAACACTTTAA
- a CDS encoding hypothetical protein (product_source=Hypo-rule applied) gives MSLPLTNHTLEKLETLLFAMGYKVRYEKGNFKTGSCLLEHNKVVVVNKFSNLEGKIAALVTLVKQTNTDENLLEEKQRQFYLSLQQTELF, from the coding sequence ATGTCATTACCATTAACAAACCATACCTTAGAGAAATTAGAAACCCTGCTTTTTGCTATGGGTTATAAGGTTCGTTATGAGAAAGGGAACTTTAAAACCGGTTCTTGCCTGCTCGAGCACAATAAGGTTGTTGTGGTAAACAAATTTTCAAATCTGGAAGGAAAAATTGCTGCATTGGTAACTTTGGTTAAGCAAACCAATACAGACGAAAACCTGTTAGAAGAAAAACAGCGCCAATTCTACCTATCCTTACAGCAAACCGAATTATTTTAA
- a CDS encoding NAD(P)-dependent dehydrogenase (short-subunit alcohol dehydrogenase family) (product_source=COG1028; cath_funfam=3.40.50.720; cog=COG1028; pfam=PF13561; superfamily=51735), which produces MEKEFNFNNELSGKIALVTGGTKGAGKAIAERLLAAGAQVIITARNQPEEPNEKLYFISADLSKPAGTAKVVTAVLSKFGRLDILINSLGGSETPAGGFANLTDEHWEETLQTNLLAPVRLDRAFLPQMIKQKTGVVIHIASIQGKLPLYESTLPYAAAKAGLINYSKGLSNEVAPKGIRVLTVSPGWIMTDSSKRMMERISQTKAISIEQATQSVMDALGGIPYGRPAMPEDVAEMVGFLVSPRASYLTGTEFVIDGGTIPTV; this is translated from the coding sequence ATGGAAAAGGAATTTAATTTCAATAACGAACTATCTGGCAAGATTGCCCTGGTAACAGGTGGAACCAAAGGCGCCGGAAAAGCAATTGCCGAAAGGCTACTGGCAGCCGGGGCACAAGTAATCATTACTGCGAGAAACCAGCCTGAAGAGCCCAATGAAAAGCTGTATTTTATTTCGGCAGACTTGAGCAAGCCTGCTGGAACAGCAAAAGTAGTAACAGCGGTATTATCAAAATTTGGGAGGCTCGATATCCTGATCAACAGCCTTGGTGGTTCAGAAACTCCGGCGGGTGGTTTTGCTAATTTAACCGATGAACACTGGGAAGAGACATTGCAAACCAATCTTTTAGCGCCAGTAAGATTAGACAGGGCATTTTTGCCGCAAATGATTAAACAAAAAACAGGTGTGGTTATCCATATCGCATCTATTCAAGGCAAACTTCCACTATATGAAAGCACACTACCCTATGCGGCAGCAAAGGCCGGACTGATCAATTATAGCAAAGGCCTTTCTAACGAAGTTGCTCCAAAAGGAATTCGGGTTTTAACGGTTTCTCCGGGCTGGATCATGACAGACAGCTCAAAGCGAATGATGGAACGCATATCGCAGACCAAAGCAATTTCGATAGAACAGGCCACACAAAGTGTAATGGATGCACTTGGCGGCATTCCATACGGCCGACCTGCCATGCCAGAAGATGTAGCAGAAATGGTTGGGTTTCTTGTTTCGCCAAGGGCAAGTTACCTTACCGGAACCGAATTTGTAATTGATGGGGGTACCATACCCACCGTTTAA
- a CDS encoding outer membrane lipoprotein-sorting protein (product_source=COG2834; cath_funfam=2.50.20.10; cleavage_site_network=SignalP-noTM; cog=COG2834; pfam=PF03548; superfamily=89392) produces the protein MKKLISALMVVVAFTTSTYAQTDAKAKAILAEVSKKYKSYNIVKTDFTFTLDNPKAKVKETQQGTLYVKANSNKYKVAMTNQELFSDGKSQWTYLKKDKEVQVSNVDNSGDAINPAKIFTVYEKGFKYVYTGEEKAGAKTYQMIDLTPVDAKKSIFKVRLSIDKAAKQIANVVLFDKNGNKYTYNVKTFSPNVNIPETTFAFDAKKYPGVEVVDLR, from the coding sequence ATGAAGAAATTAATTTCAGCATTAATGGTTGTAGTTGCTTTTACAACTTCAACTTATGCTCAAACTGATGCGAAAGCTAAAGCCATTTTAGCTGAGGTGAGTAAAAAATACAAATCGTATAATATTGTAAAAACAGATTTTACCTTCACTTTGGATAATCCAAAGGCAAAAGTAAAGGAAACCCAGCAAGGTACTTTGTATGTTAAAGCCAATTCTAATAAGTATAAGGTAGCCATGACGAATCAAGAATTGTTTAGCGATGGTAAAAGCCAATGGACTTATTTGAAAAAAGACAAAGAAGTACAAGTGAGTAATGTAGATAACAGCGGCGATGCCATTAACCCTGCTAAGATTTTTACGGTTTACGAAAAAGGATTTAAATACGTTTATACCGGCGAAGAAAAAGCTGGTGCCAAAACTTACCAGATGATTGATTTAACACCTGTTGACGCTAAAAAATCGATTTTTAAAGTACGTTTAAGCATCGATAAGGCTGCTAAACAAATTGCAAACGTGGTATTGTTCGATAAAAATGGTAACAAATACACTTACAACGTGAAAACTTTTTCACCTAACGTAAATATACCGGAAACTACTTTTGCTTTCGATGCCAAAAAATATCCTGGTGTTGAAGTAGTAGATTTAAGATAA
- a CDS encoding AraC-like DNA-binding protein (product_source=COG2207; cath_funfam=1.10.10.60; cog=COG2207; pfam=PF12833; smart=SM00342; superfamily=46689,51215), whose amino-acid sequence MKQSIFDVNLKTIGMVNVDLESIEAINSEAYKSYIKVLYLNEGFEIKVDFNVYHTTGPTLFFISPNQVLSIEKLGEQSGRLVFYNRDFYCIQLHDEEVACDGLLFNNINNMPMTVIPQQDATFIEYLFSRIEDEFELKDGSLEEMIRTYLKQLLIKSTRLWKVQHLDGVMAARPNNDLEFFRKFTQLVEANFKEKHHVADYADLLVIAPKTLTHRFKRLKLPQPNEIIKNRIILEAKRLLIHTDRTAKEIAYTLGYEDPAYFSRLFFIKTGEPPSGFRSKYLSIHESKQI is encoded by the coding sequence ATGAAACAAAGCATTTTTGATGTAAACCTTAAAACCATCGGCATGGTAAATGTTGATTTAGAAAGTATTGAGGCCATCAATTCCGAAGCATACAAATCTTATATCAAGGTGCTTTATCTTAATGAAGGATTTGAAATAAAGGTAGACTTCAACGTTTACCACACTACTGGTCCAACGCTGTTCTTTATCAGTCCAAACCAGGTACTCAGCATCGAAAAACTTGGTGAGCAATCAGGTCGCCTGGTGTTCTATAACCGCGATTTCTATTGTATACAGCTGCATGATGAAGAAGTTGCCTGCGATGGGCTCCTGTTTAATAACATCAATAATATGCCAATGACGGTGATACCCCAGCAGGATGCCACATTTATTGAATACCTGTTTTCCAGGATCGAGGATGAATTTGAACTGAAGGATGGATCGCTGGAAGAAATGATCAGGACTTACCTTAAACAGCTTTTGATCAAGTCTACCCGATTGTGGAAGGTGCAACACCTGGATGGGGTGATGGCCGCCAGACCGAACAATGATCTTGAGTTTTTTAGGAAGTTTACCCAATTGGTCGAAGCGAACTTTAAAGAAAAGCATCATGTTGCCGATTATGCCGATCTGCTGGTGATAGCCCCCAAAACCCTTACGCATAGGTTCAAGCGGCTTAAGCTTCCTCAGCCGAACGAAATCATCAAAAACAGGATTATCCTGGAGGCAAAAAGATTGCTTATACATACAGATAGAACTGCAAAGGAGATTGCCTATACCCTTGGTTATGAAGATCCTGCCTATTTCAGCAGATTGTTTTTTATCAAGACCGGCGAGCCTCCATCTGGTTTCAGGTCTAAATACTTAAGTATACACGAATCAAAACAGATTTAA
- a CDS encoding hypothetical protein (product_source=Hypo-rule applied; pfam=PF19781; transmembrane_helix_parts=Outside_1_9,TMhelix_10_29,Inside_30_49,TMhelix_50_72,Outside_73_212), whose translation MGKIENGINGGFTGTVGAVTGYYLNGKWVIRSKRRKSIKNKTGSADQKTCRSRFTMMQTFLSPIVGFIRIGFNLESKKRMMTAHNVAKSYNMLNAQNAAGEIDYAAVRLSFGNLTGAEGVKLEHDDAGIHFSWTDNSNGNYTRKHDQVMLMVYDVDNKTAIYETGGARRLKETESLAIPSFYKGKTFHTWMAFIADDRMGISASTYCGSFVF comes from the coding sequence ATGGGAAAAATAGAAAACGGAATTAACGGTGGCTTCACCGGGACGGTGGGCGCTGTGACCGGTTATTACCTGAACGGGAAATGGGTTATCAGGAGCAAACGCAGAAAGTCCATCAAAAACAAAACAGGTAGTGCTGATCAAAAGACCTGCAGATCCCGTTTTACCATGATGCAGACCTTCTTAAGCCCTATTGTGGGTTTTATCCGGATTGGTTTTAACCTGGAGTCGAAAAAACGCATGATGACCGCCCATAATGTTGCAAAATCCTATAATATGCTGAATGCCCAAAATGCCGCCGGCGAAATCGACTATGCCGCTGTGCGTTTAAGCTTTGGAAACCTCACCGGTGCGGAGGGGGTTAAGCTGGAACACGACGATGCGGGTATACATTTCAGCTGGACGGATAATTCCAACGGCAATTACACCAGGAAACATGACCAGGTGATGTTAATGGTTTATGATGTGGACAACAAAACCGCCATCTATGAAACAGGTGGTGCCAGGCGGTTAAAAGAAACGGAAAGCCTGGCCATTCCTTCCTTTTATAAAGGAAAGACATTTCACACCTGGATGGCTTTCATTGCAGACGACAGAATGGGGATATCTGCGAGTACGTATTGCGGTAGTTTCGTTTTTTGA
- a CDS encoding non-heme chloroperoxidase (product_source=KO:K00433; cath_funfam=3.40.50.1820; cleavage_site_network=SignalP-noTM; cog=COG0596; ko=KO:K00433; pfam=PF12146; superfamily=53474) produces MKNLILTVSLIITLLTSQSAFSQSKRVPASAGRSEYIEVEPGVKLHVTDLGEGQPIVLIHGWPLSDEMYQYQYQYLVRKGFRVIGITLRGFGKSDKPYGKYNFDVFSDDIYAVLHTLKIENAVLGGFSMGGAVTIHYVNKYKSAHVSKLALFAAAAPSWKQRADYSYGISEEGAAALIKQTMTKREELIGGLGAAFAAKGTTLPKNTEKWLENINLSASPYVVTESISALGDLDLRPVLKNITIPVAIFQGTKDQLIDFTLAEQLHKGLKNSYIVKFENSGHALFVEEMDKFNSALEQFAKK; encoded by the coding sequence ATGAAAAATCTAATCTTAACCGTAAGTCTAATCATCACTTTATTAACAAGCCAATCCGCTTTTTCACAAAGTAAAAGAGTCCCAGCTTCAGCCGGAAGGTCGGAATATATCGAAGTTGAGCCAGGTGTAAAACTTCACGTAACCGATCTTGGCGAGGGCCAGCCCATTGTATTGATCCACGGATGGCCACTTAGCGATGAAATGTACCAATATCAATATCAGTATCTGGTAAGGAAAGGTTTCAGGGTAATCGGCATTACGCTACGTGGTTTCGGTAAATCGGATAAACCTTATGGAAAGTACAATTTTGATGTTTTTTCTGATGATATTTATGCCGTTCTCCATACCTTAAAAATAGAGAATGCTGTACTGGGTGGCTTTTCTATGGGTGGTGCCGTTACCATTCATTATGTAAACAAGTATAAATCTGCACATGTGAGCAAACTGGCACTATTTGCGGCAGCTGCCCCTTCATGGAAACAACGTGCAGATTACAGCTACGGAATATCTGAGGAAGGTGCTGCCGCACTGATCAAACAAACCATGACCAAAAGGGAAGAGCTGATAGGTGGGTTAGGTGCAGCATTTGCGGCCAAAGGTACCACACTTCCAAAAAATACTGAGAAATGGCTTGAAAATATCAACTTATCAGCAAGTCCGTATGTAGTTACCGAATCTATCAGTGCCCTTGGCGATCTGGATTTGCGTCCGGTGCTCAAGAACATAACCATTCCTGTAGCCATATTTCAGGGTACAAAAGATCAACTGATTGATTTTACCTTGGCTGAGCAATTGCATAAAGGCTTAAAAAACTCATACATTGTGAAATTTGAGAATAGCGGACACGCACTTTTTGTAGAAGAGATGGATAAATTCAACTCAGCGCTTGAGCAGTTTGCCAAAAAATAA
- a CDS encoding hypothetical protein (product_source=Hypo-rule applied; cath_funfam=3.10.450.50; superfamily=54427), whose protein sequence is MNLPKFITDLIEAQNSHDAEAYSSLFSENAEVFDEGKNHIGRAAIQKWIENSNQQYQATLKPISYKEDEKGSLFTAEISGTFPGSPVILNFNLILQQGLIQSLKITG, encoded by the coding sequence ATGAACTTACCAAAATTTATAACAGACCTCATTGAAGCGCAAAACAGCCATGATGCTGAAGCTTATTCTTCACTTTTTTCAGAAAACGCCGAAGTATTCGACGAAGGGAAGAACCATATTGGAAGGGCAGCAATTCAAAAATGGATTGAAAATTCGAACCAACAATATCAAGCTACTTTAAAACCGATTAGTTATAAGGAAGATGAAAAGGGTTCACTATTTACAGCTGAGATTTCGGGAACATTTCCAGGTAGCCCGGTCATTCTTAACTTTAACCTTATTCTTCAGCAGGGTTTAATTCAATCGCTTAAGATTACTGGTTAA
- a CDS encoding phosphoribosyl 1,2-cyclic phosphate phosphodiesterase (product_source=KO:K06167; cath_funfam=3.60.15.10; cog=COG1235; ko=KO:K06167; pfam=PF12706; superfamily=56281): MKVTFLGTGTSQGVPVIACNCEVCLSADKRDNRLRTSILIETADKTIVVDSGPDFRYQLLREKVKDLDAVLFTHEHKDHIAGLDDIRPFNYLLHKVIDVYATDRVQAALKREFYYIFAETKYHGLPQINLHTVTNGENFKIGESTIIPFEVMHHLLPITGYRIGDFTYITDAKTISEQSFEKIKGTKVLVLNALQKEPHISHFTLAEAIAFAERVGAKTTYLTHISHNLGKHADVERDLPSNIRLAYDGLSFEC; this comes from the coding sequence ATGAAAGTTACTTTTTTAGGTACTGGTACATCACAAGGCGTTCCTGTAATTGCTTGTAATTGCGAAGTTTGTTTATCTGCTGATAAAAGAGATAACCGCTTACGGACTTCGATATTAATTGAAACAGCTGATAAAACCATTGTGGTAGATAGTGGGCCTGATTTCCGTTACCAGCTTTTACGCGAAAAAGTAAAAGATCTTGATGCGGTATTGTTTACCCACGAACACAAAGACCACATTGCCGGTTTAGATGATATCAGGCCATTTAATTACCTGCTGCATAAGGTAATTGATGTCTATGCAACAGACAGGGTTCAAGCGGCTTTAAAACGAGAGTTCTATTACATTTTTGCCGAAACTAAATACCATGGTTTGCCACAGATTAATCTGCACACCGTAACCAATGGCGAAAATTTTAAAATTGGCGAAAGTACCATTATTCCTTTTGAAGTGATGCACCATTTATTACCCATTACCGGGTATCGGATTGGAGATTTTACTTATATCACGGATGCTAAAACCATATCGGAGCAAAGTTTTGAAAAAATAAAGGGCACAAAGGTGTTGGTGCTTAATGCTTTGCAAAAAGAACCGCATATTTCTCATTTTACGTTGGCAGAGGCCATTGCCTTTGCAGAAAGGGTAGGGGCCAAAACCACTTACCTTACGCACATCAGCCATAATCTGGGTAAACATGCCGATGTAGAAAGAGACTTGCCATCGAACATCAGGCTGGCTTACGACGGACTTAGTTTCGAATGTTAG
- a CDS encoding DNA-binding HxlR family transcriptional regulator (product_source=COG1733; cath_funfam=1.10.10.10; cog=COG1733; pfam=PF01638; superfamily=46785): protein MYEKKTFPNLNCGLDLVGEVLYGKWKIRLLWFINEGYLRPSELQRKIPDASRRVINIQLKELEDHELVIRTIYPVMPPKVEYSLTAFGKTLIPVIAAIGNWGDEYQDSLKRVILKGYPQLA from the coding sequence ATGTATGAGAAAAAAACTTTTCCCAATTTAAACTGCGGCCTCGATTTAGTTGGAGAGGTGCTTTATGGCAAATGGAAAATTCGGTTATTGTGGTTTATCAACGAGGGTTATTTACGCCCGAGCGAGCTGCAGCGCAAAATACCAGATGCAAGTCGTAGGGTAATTAATATTCAGCTAAAGGAACTCGAGGACCATGAATTGGTTATCAGAACAATCTATCCGGTGATGCCACCAAAGGTAGAGTATTCGCTTACTGCGTTTGGCAAAACCTTGATCCCGGTAATCGCCGCTATTGGAAATTGGGGAGATGAGTATCAGGACAGTTTAAAGCGTGTAATTCTGAAAGGATATCCGCAGTTGGCCTGA